The genome window AGGACAGCGGGATCGGCATCGACCCCGGCTTCCTGCCCCAAATTTTCGAACCGTTCCGCCAGGCCGAGAGCTCGCTCACGCGCGAGCATCGAGGGCTGGGCATTGGGCTTTCGATCGTCAAGCACTTGGTCGAACTCCACAAAGGCAGCATCGAGGCCGCAAGCCCCGGCCGGGGAGGGGGGGCCACGTTCACCGTCAAGCTGCCGTTGCTCAAGGCGGGCTCCGCTCAGCTCAAGGCCAGCGCCGCCCGGGAGGCCTCGGCAAGCCCGCCGCTCAACCTCGACCACACCCTCAAGAGGCGCAAGATCATGGTCGTGGACGACGAGCCGGATTCTCTCAGGCTTTTCTCGATGATTCTCAAGCAGTGCGGGGCCGAGGTTCTGACGGCCGGCTCCGCGCGGGAAGCCCTCGAGCTACTGACGCGGGAAAGGCCGGAGGCGCTGATCTCAGACATCGCCATGCCCCACGAGGACGGCTACAGCCTTATCCGAAAAATCCGCGCGCTCGAGGCCTCCCGGGGCGGAAGGATCATGGCCCTGGCCCTCACGGCGCTGGCCAAGGATGAGGACGCCCAGCGCGCCTTGGCCGAGGGATTCCAAGTGTACCTCTCCAAGCCCGTCGAGCCCGCCAAGCTCATCGCCGCGGTCTGCGGCCTGCTCGAGCCCCGCGTTTGACTTGAGGAGTCTGAATTAATATAATAACCCCATGATAACCAAGGAAAATAGGACTGAAATAATCAAGAAATTCGCGCCGCAGGCCGGAGACACCGGAAGCCCCGCGGTGCAAGTGGCCCTTTTGACGGAGCGGATCAAGGGACTCTCTTCCCATCTCAAAACCCACAAAAAGGATTACTCCTCTCAAATGGGTTTGCTGGGCCTGGTGGGCCAGCGGCGGCGCCTTCTCTCTTACCTTAAGAGACGAGATCTGAACGCCTACGGCAGCATCCTTAAATCTCTAGACCTGAGGAAATAACCATGGCAGATCAGATCCAAAAGATCTGCCTACAGGAAACTGTAGGCGGAAAGACTCTCCTTTTGCAGACCGGCACGATGGCCAAGCAGGCCTCGGGCTCGGTGACCACCCACTTGGGCGAGACCGTGACGCTTTCGGCCGTGGCCGCGAGCAGCACGCCCAAAGAAGTGAACTTCATCCCGCTGACCTCCGACTACCGCGAGAGGACCTACGCGG of Elusimicrobiota bacterium contains these proteins:
- the rpsO gene encoding 30S ribosomal protein S15, giving the protein MITKENRTEIIKKFAPQAGDTGSPAVQVALLTERIKGLSSHLKTHKKDYSSQMGLLGLVGQRRRLLSYLKRRDLNAYGSILKSLDLRK